One Glycine soja cultivar W05 chromosome 2, ASM419377v2, whole genome shotgun sequence genomic region harbors:
- the LOC114393923 gene encoding probable aspartyl protease At4g16563, translated as MLLSCFSFPPSKMPSSHILFSLLSFLSIIITTFSSSTPNTITLHLSPLFTNHPSSSSHPFHTLKLAVSTSITRAHHLKNHKPNKSLETPVHPKTYGGYSIDLEFGTPSQTFPFVLDTGSTLVWLPCSSHYLCSKCNSFSNTPKFIPKNSSSSKFVGCTNPKCAWVFGPDVKSHCCRQDKAAFNNCSQTCPAYTVQYGLGSTAGFLLSENLNFPTKKYSDFLLGCSVVSVYQPAGIAGFGRGEESLPSQMNLTRFSYCLLSHQFDDSATITSNLVLETASSRDGKTNGVSYTPFLKNPTTKKNPAFGAYYYITLKRIVVGEKRVRVPRRLLEPNVDGDGGFIVDSGSTFTFMERPIFDLVAQEFAKQVSYTRAREAEKQFGLSPCFVLAGGAETASFPELRFEFRGGAKMRLPVANYFSLVGKGDVACLTIVSDDVAGSGGTVGPAVILGNYQQQNFYVEYDLENERFGFRSQSCQTNV; from the coding sequence ATGCTTTTgagttgtttttcttttccccCTTCCAAAATGCCTTCTTCTCACATTCTTTTCTCCCTCCTCTCTTTCCTCTCCATCATAATCACTACCTTCTCTTCATCCACACCCAACACCATCACTCTCCATCTCTCTCCCTTATTCACCAACCACCCCTCTTCAAGTTCACACCCATTCCACACCCTCAAACTCGCCGTCTCAACATCCATCACAAGAGCCCACCACCTTAAAAACCACAAACCAAACAAGTCACTCGAAACCCCAGTTCACCCCAAAACCTACGGAGGCTACTCAATAGACCTCGAATTCGGAACCCCGTCACAAACCTTCCCCTTTGTTCTCGACACCGGTAGCACCCTCGTCTGGCTCCCGTGCTCCTCTCACTACCTCTGCTCCAAATGCAACTCCTTCTCAAACACGCCAAAGTTCATCCCTAAAAACTCGTCTTCTTCAAAGTTCGTTGGCTGCACCAACCCTAAATGCGCCTGGGTCTTCGGCCCAGACGTTAAATCCCATTGCTGCAGGCAAGACAAAGCTGCTTTTAATAATTGTTCCCAAACATGCCCTGCCTACACCGTCCAGTACGGCCTCGGCTCCACCGCGGGTTTTCTCTTATCCGAAAATCTCAACTTTCCCACCAAAAAATACTCCGATTTTCTCCTCGGCTGCTCCGTCGTCTCCGTCTACCAGCCGGCCGGAATCGCGGGGTTCGGTCGGGGAGAAGAGTCGCTGCCGTCGCAGATGAACCTCACGAGATTCTCTTACTGCTTACTCTCTCACCAGTTCGACGATTCCGCAACAATAACCAGCAACCTCGTCTTGGAAACCGCTTCCTCACGCGACGGAAAAACCAACGGCGTCAGCTACACGCCGTTTCTGAAAAACCCTACCACGAAGAAAAACCCCGCGTTCGGCGCGTACTATTACATCACTCTTAAAAGGATCGTAGTAGGAGAAAAGCGCGTGAGGGTTCCGAGGAGGCTGTTGGAGCCCAACGTCGACGGCGATGGTGGGTTCATCGTTGACTCCGGGTCAACGTTCACGTTCATGGAGAGACCGATTTTCGATCTGGTGGCGCAGGAGTTTGCAAAGCAGGTGAGTTACACGCGCGCGAGGGAGGCTGAGAAGCAATTTGGGTTGAGTCCGTGTTTTGTGTTGGCGGGTGGTGCTGAAACGGCGTCGTTTCCCGAGCTGAGGTTTGAGTTCAGGGGTGGCGCGAAGATGAGGCTGCCGGTGGCGAATTATTTCTCGCTGGTGGGGAAAGGTGACGTGGCGTGCTTGACGATTGTGTCTGATGACGTGGCGGGTTCTGGTGGGACGGTGGGACCCGCTGTGATATTGGGGAATTATCAGCAGCAGAATTTTTATGTGGAGTATGACTTGGAGAACGAGAGGTTTGGGTTTCGGAGTCAGAGTTGCCAAACGAACGTTTAA
- the LOC114376110 gene encoding uncharacterized protein LOC114376110: MYALNEIAAEYECVAYAGKNPSRYGCVIGTTHGLPCDSIENITDVKVDGKCGYRAIVALLGMDEDSWSLVRNHLHKELTRWSEEYINLLGDIERFEELKHSLLVDGLSMVTIDKWMNITDMGYAIASRYNVIVVSLSRLQSMTFFLLRSQPPPNSFVHRVICIGHVYENHFV, encoded by the exons ATGTACGCTTTAAATGAAATTGCTGCTGAGTATGAGTGTGTAGCTTATGCAGGCAAAAACCCTTCACGTTATGGATGTGTCATAGGGACTACCCACGGTCTTCCATGT GATTCTATTGAAAACATTACTGATGTCAAAGTGGATGGTAAATGTGGTTATCGTGCAATAGTTGCCTTATTGGGTATGGATGAAGATTCATGGTCATTGGTGCGCAACCATCTGCATAAAGAACTCACAAGATGGTCGGAAGAGTATATAAACCTGCTTGGTGACATAgagagatttgaggaattaaagcattctctacttgttgatggattatctATG GTTACCATAGACAAGTGGATGAATATTACAGATATGGGATATGCCATTGCTTCACGATACAACGTGATTGTTGTTTCTCTTTCACGActacaaagcatgacattttttcttcttagaagtcaaccaccaccaaATTCTTTTGTGCATCGCGTAATATGCATTGGTCATGTGTATGAGAATCATTTTGTTTAG